A stretch of the Synechocystis sp. PCC 7338 genome encodes the following:
- a CDS encoding PspA/IM30 family protein, protein MELFNRVGRVLKSQLTHWQQQQEAPEELLERLLGEMELELIELRRALAQTIATFKSTERQRDAQKLIAQRWYEKAQAALDGGSETLARGALEQRQSYQSHTEALEKSLGEQRAVVERVRGQLQKLERKYLELKSQKSLYLARLKSAIAAQKIEEIAGNLDNASASSLFERIETKILELEAERELLNPPPSPLDKKFEQWEEQQAVEATLAAMKARRPLPPP, encoded by the coding sequence ATGGAACTTTTTAATCGGGTTGGACGGGTATTAAAGTCCCAGTTAACCCATTGGCAGCAACAACAGGAAGCGCCGGAAGAACTCCTCGAACGTCTATTGGGGGAGATGGAGTTGGAGTTGATTGAATTGCGGCGGGCCCTGGCCCAGACCATTGCCACTTTTAAAAGTACGGAACGCCAGAGAGATGCCCAGAAGTTAATCGCCCAGCGCTGGTACGAAAAAGCCCAGGCTGCCCTGGATGGAGGTAGTGAGACCCTGGCTAGGGGAGCCCTTGAGCAAAGACAATCCTATCAGAGTCATACAGAAGCCCTAGAAAAATCCCTCGGGGAACAACGGGCAGTGGTGGAACGGGTACGGGGACAATTACAAAAGCTGGAGCGCAAATACCTGGAGCTTAAAAGTCAGAAAAGTCTCTATCTGGCTCGCTTAAAATCAGCGATCGCCGCCCAAAAAATTGAAGAGATTGCGGGTAATTTGGACAATGCCAGCGCCAGCAGTTTATTTGAAAGAATCGAAACCAAAATCCTGGAGTTGGAAGCCGAACGGGAATTGCTCAATCCTCCTCCATCCCCGCTGGATAAAAAATTTGAGCAGTGGGAAGAACAACAGGCCGTGGAAGCAACCCTAGCGGCGATGAAAGCTCGACGCCCCCTGCCTCCCCCTTGA